In the Flavobacterium sp. 90 genome, TTCGGCGGCGTTAAGATTTCCTGAGCGTGCAATACTATTAGGATATTCACCGCATAAAATTTGCAGGGCATTTTCCTGAACCGCTATATTTGCCTTTGCCAAAGGAACCAGCAATTCTGCTGTTTTCTTTTGGGCCTCAGTCTGATACAGTGCCAGTGAGCTGATGGCTCCCGAATTATACTGCAATTGCATCATGTTGAGGGTACTAGTACTCAAATCGATATTTTTCTGCGCAATTTTAAGCTGCTCGTCGAGTCCTAAAAGGTTATAATAAGACTGTGCCACCTGAACAATTATTCTGGTTTTAAGTGCCGAAAGATTCTCCTTCTGGGCAAAATAACCAGCCTTGGCATCTCTTTTCTGCATTGCTGCTTTACCCCAGATATCAGCTTCCCAGGACATTCTGAGATTGGCACTGTAATCGTCTATGTAATCTTTACTTGTAAATTGCGCACTTAAAGATCCGTTAAGTGAATTTTTAGACTGATAACTGCGGCTTGCTCCTGCATCAAAATCAAGCGTTGGCAGTAAAGTTAATTTTGCCTGTTTGTAAGTCAGATCGAGCTGTTCCATGCTTTTCATGGCAATAAGCACCTCGTTATTTTTAACGAGGGCTTTTTCAATAAGATCAACAAGCAGAGGATCTTTATAATAATTTTTCCAGGGAAGCAGAATAGTATCCCCCGTTACTGTTACTTCTTCACGATATTTTTCGGGAGCCTTTAAATCGGTGCGGGTATATTTCTTCCCTACCACGCAGGATGTTAACAAAACACCTGCAAATAAAGAAACTCCAATAGTATATAATGCTCTCATTATTCTTCTTTTATAGTTTGAATTACAATTTTCTTACCTGATACTTTTTCCTGTAAGTATTGGAAGAGTATAAAAAGCAGTGGAATGACAAAAACTCCCAGAACCACTCCGCTGAACATTCCAATAGCAGCACTTACACTAATTGAACGGTTTCCTACTGCGGTTCCTCCATGGGCAAACATTAACGGAATCATCCCTACAATAAAAGCAAGGGAGGTCATGATAATAGGTCTTAATCTTGACCTTGCACCTTCTATAGCTGCCTCGGCTATGGATAATCCTGCGTAGCGCCTCTGAAGGGCAAATTCTACAATAAGAATGGCATTTTTAGCCAATAATCCCACCAGCATGATTAATCCGACCTGAACATAAATGTTATTATCCAATCCTACTGCTTTAACTCCTGCAAATGCACCCAAAATTCCTGTTGGGATAGAAAGTAATACGGCAAGAGGCAGCAGGTAACTTTCGTACTGCGCAGCCAGTAAAAAGAAAACAAAAAGAAGACATAGTCCAAATATGGCTATCGTCTGATTTCCTCCCATTTTTTCTTCAAGGCTCAATCCTGTCCACTCATAGCTGTAATCAGACGGAAGTTTATTCAGTACTGTTTCAAGGTTCCCCATGATTTGTCCGTTACTGAATCCCGGCAGCGCCACTGCTGTAATATTAACCGAATTATAAAGATTGTAACGGTTTACCGATTCAGGACCATATACTTTACGGAGTTTAACAAGGGATTTTACAGGAACCATTTCCTTTTTGGCATTTCGAACAAATATTTCGTTGAAAGCTTCCTGATCTGTCCTGAAAACTCCATCCGCTTTTACATTTACCCTGTAAAACTTTCCAAATCTCGAAAAATCTGCCGACTGATCACCAGCAAAATAAGTCTGGATATTACCTAGGAGCTCTCGCACATTTACCCCCATCTGAGCAGCCTTTTCTTCATCTACTTCCAGCTCTAACTGTGGATAATCTGCTCTAAAAGTCGTATAGGCATACTGTACGCCGGGCTGCTGCATAATTTCACCGATCACTTTATCTGCCATCGCTTTTAATGTTGCCGGATCACGCGCCGTCCTGTCCTGAAGCACTATTTCGGCACCGCTTGTTACACCAAAACCTTCTACCGGAGGCATTCTCAGTACCATGATAGAACCTTCTTTTATAACAGACAATTTACCGCTCACCAGATTCAGTACTTCGTCAATATCTTTTACTGCTCCTCTGTCTTTTTTAGGTTTTAGTTTTATAAATCCTAATCCGTAAGCGGTACTGGCACTATTACTTAAAATATTAAAACCTGTAATACTGGTATTGACATCAATAGCCTCCACGCCGGCTAGCTCTTTTTCCATTTTCTGTACTACCGCTGTTGTACGGTCCAAAGCTGTACCGGGCGGCATTGACAAGCTGTAAAGCATAAATCCGTCATCTTCCATTGGAACGAAACTTTTTGGAGTGGAAATCATCATCACGACAGCTATGGCACTAATTGTTAAAACTAATCCTGCGGCAAGCCATTTTCTGCCAATAAGAAAACGGACTCCCTTAATGTACCTGCCCGTTAAATTGTTGAAACTTGTATTGAAGCCTATGAAAAAACGCTCTTTAAATCCTGTTTTGTGGTGATCTGCATGCTCTTTACCGCTATGGTTATTCTTCAAAAGAAGGGCGCACAATGCTGGTGTAAGCGTAAGTGCATTTACAGCTGAAATAATAATGGCAATAGCCAGTGTATAGGCAAACTGCTTGTAGAAAATCCCTGAGGATCCTGTCATAAAACCAATCGGGATAAACACCGCAGACATTACAAGGGTAATAGAAATAACAGCTCCCGTGATTTCCGCCATAGCACTGTGGGTAGCTTCCTTGGCCGTAAGGCTCGAATCTTCTTCCATTTTACTGTGAACGGCTTCGACCACAACAATAGCATCATCGACGACAATACCAATGGCCAGAACCAAAGCAAAAAGCGTCAGGATGTTAATAGTAAATCCAAAAACAAGCAGGAAGAAAAACGTTCCTATGATAGCAACCGGAACGGCAATAGCCGGAATAATGGTAGAACGAATATCCTGAAGAAATATAAACACCACAATAAAAACCAGAATAAAGGCTTCCAACAAAGTAGATTTAACCTGCCCTGTTGCTTCATCTAGTCTTTCTTTGGTACTCATTACATTAGTGTACTTAATACCGGGAGGAAAAGACTTGGACAATCGCTCCACTTCTTTATTAATACCGATTTCGATATCATTTGCATTCGAACCCGATGTCTGCAAAATGGCCATCGTAACGGCATTCTTTGAATTCGATTTGTTTTCACCACTGTAGGAGATCGAACCAAATTCTACCCTGGCGATATCTTTAAGTCTTAAAATATTGTTTCCTTCGGCTTTAACAACAATATTTTCATATTGCTCCGGTTTGTTTTTCTTTCCTTTATATCTGATAACATATTCTAAAGCTGCTCTTGATTCTTCTCCCAATTTTCCGGGAGCCGATTCCAAACTCTGGTCTGCAATAGCCTGAGTGACATCTGAGGGTACAAGTCCTGCATTGGCCATTTTACGCGGATCCAGCCATACACGCATTGAATAATCTTTCTGCCCGAAAATTTGTACCTGACCTACTCCCGGAACACGTTTAATCTGCGGAACCAAATTGATATTGGCATAATTCTGCAAAAATAACTCATCATATTTTTTGTTGTCTTCAGTATAAAGATTGAAAATAACAATCATACTGTTTTGCTGCTTGGAGGTTGTAAGTCCCATTCTGATCACTTCCTGGGGAAGTTTTGGTGTAGCCTGCTGCACCCTGTTCTGCACATTTACTGCAGCCTGATCCGGATCTACTCCCTGTTTGAAAATAATGCTGATAGAAAAAGATCCATCATTACTGGCAGTAGATTTTATATACTGCATATTCTCAACCCCGTTAATTTGTTCTTCAAGCGGTGTTACCACAGAACGAATAACCGTTTCACTGTTACCTCCAGGGTAAGAACCGCTTACCATTACCGTTGGAGGCGAAATATCGGGAAATCTTGTTACCGATAATCTTGTAAGACCTATGATACCCAATATCACCAATACAATGGAGATAACCGTAGCCAATACAGGCCTGTCTATTATTTTTTTTAACATGGAAATGTTATTTATATTAAAACCAAAAAATTACTTAGTACTTACTGCTTTTGAAGCCGTCTTTGGAACTACTTCCATACTGTCATAAAGTACATCGATGCTGTTCAAGGCAATCTTATCACCGGCTTTTACACCGCTTTTTACAAAATAATTTGTACCTGCGCTGCCTGCTATTTCAATTGGGACCATCGCTACCTTGTTGCCTTGTTTTAAGACATAAACAAAGAATTTATCCTGTATATCCTTCACACTCGCCATTGGAATTGTAACTACCGAAGACAAACTGTTGTTCAATATAATTCTTGCAGAACCTCCCGAGCGCAATTGCTTTTTTGGATTTGGGAATACTGCTTTTAATGAAATAGTACCTGTTGTACGATCAATATTTCCACTGGCTACTTCAAGTTTTCCATGCTGCTCATACAAACTGCCGTCTGCCATAATTAAACTTACGGTTTGATTTGATTTTGAATCTTTCGCAAAAGACAAATAATCAGATTCACTCAAAGAGAAATAAACAAAAACGGTATTAATATCAGAAAGAATCGTTAGAGGAACTGCATCTGCAGGGGTAACCAGATTCCCTACACGATTAGGAATCCTGCTGATGTAACCGCTTACCGGGGCTTTGATTAAAGAAAAATCAGCGTTAAGCTGTGAAGATCCTAAGGCTGCTTTTGCTTGGGAAACCTGTGCTGATACTGCTTCGTAATTGGCCTGTGCTGTTTTTAACTGCATGTCCGAAAATACTTTTCCCTCTACAAGCGGTTTTATTTTTTCAACCTCCAGCTTGGCGTTTGCCAGGTTTGCCAAAGCATTTTTATAAGCCGCAC is a window encoding:
- a CDS encoding TolC family protein, whose protein sequence is MRALYTIGVSLFAGVLLTSCVVGKKYTRTDLKAPEKYREEVTVTGDTILLPWKNYYKDPLLVDLIEKALVKNNEVLIAMKSMEQLDLTYKQAKLTLLPTLDFDAGASRSYQSKNSLNGSLSAQFTSKDYIDDYSANLRMSWEADIWGKAAMQKRDAKAGYFAQKENLSALKTRIIVQVAQSYYNLLGLDEQLKIAQKNIDLSTSTLNMMQLQYNSGAISSLALYQTEAQKKTAELLVPLAKANIAVQENALQILCGEYPNSIARSGNLNAAEFNVVLSTGVPASLLSRRPDVKAAEYAVMSANAKTGLAKATMYPTLSLSPSIGISSFEFDTWFNFPGSVTKTIAANLVQPIFKKRQLRTAYEIAVLEQEKAVVQFKQSFIVAVGEVSDAMSKVKYADERMNLATEKAVSLEKATTDANLLYKSGMANYLEVITAQNSALQNELDVVAIKLEKLNAAINLYRALGGGVE
- a CDS encoding efflux RND transporter periplasmic adaptor subunit, encoding MPKIYVWVKFCRLKDVLSCSFAVKFYVFTKMKKMTKQFSQKYKALCAGVVLLIIISFSSCGKGGPGAEAFAAPKPEVDFFQASSSTGEVEKKYPGSIEGTVNVDIKAQVSGYLEAIYVKEGEYVNKGQSLFKIKADVFAEQVNNSRAAYKNALANLANAKLEVEKIKPLVEGKVFSDMQLKTAQANYEAVSAQVSQAKAALGSSQLNADFSLIKAPVSGYISRIPNRVGNLVTPADAVPLTILSDINTVFVYFSLSESDYLSFAKDSKSNQTVSLIMADGSLYEQHGKLEVASGNIDRTTGTISLKAVFPNPKKQLRSGGSARIILNNSLSSVVTIPMASVKDIQDKFFVYVLKQGNKVAMVPIEIAGSAGTNYFVKSGVKAGDKIALNSIDVLYDSMEVVPKTASKAVSTK
- a CDS encoding efflux RND transporter permease subunit — its product is MLKKIIDRPVLATVISIVLVILGIIGLTRLSVTRFPDISPPTVMVSGSYPGGNSETVIRSVVTPLEEQINGVENMQYIKSTASNDGSFSISIIFKQGVDPDQAAVNVQNRVQQATPKLPQEVIRMGLTTSKQQNSMIVIFNLYTEDNKKYDELFLQNYANINLVPQIKRVPGVGQVQIFGQKDYSMRVWLDPRKMANAGLVPSDVTQAIADQSLESAPGKLGEESRAALEYVIRYKGKKNKPEQYENIVVKAEGNNILRLKDIARVEFGSISYSGENKSNSKNAVTMAILQTSGSNANDIEIGINKEVERLSKSFPPGIKYTNVMSTKERLDEATGQVKSTLLEAFILVFIVVFIFLQDIRSTIIPAIAVPVAIIGTFFFLLVFGFTINILTLFALVLAIGIVVDDAIVVVEAVHSKMEEDSSLTAKEATHSAMAEITGAVISITLVMSAVFIPIGFMTGSSGIFYKQFAYTLAIAIIISAVNALTLTPALCALLLKNNHSGKEHADHHKTGFKERFFIGFNTSFNNLTGRYIKGVRFLIGRKWLAAGLVLTISAIAVVMMISTPKSFVPMEDDGFMLYSLSMPPGTALDRTTAVVQKMEKELAGVEAIDVNTSITGFNILSNSASTAYGLGFIKLKPKKDRGAVKDIDEVLNLVSGKLSVIKEGSIMVLRMPPVEGFGVTSGAEIVLQDRTARDPATLKAMADKVIGEIMQQPGVQYAYTTFRADYPQLELEVDEEKAAQMGVNVRELLGNIQTYFAGDQSADFSRFGKFYRVNVKADGVFRTDQEAFNEIFVRNAKKEMVPVKSLVKLRKVYGPESVNRYNLYNSVNITAVALPGFSNGQIMGNLETVLNKLPSDYSYEWTGLSLEEKMGGNQTIAIFGLCLLFVFFLLAAQYESYLLPLAVLLSIPTGILGAFAGVKAVGLDNNIYVQVGLIMLVGLLAKNAILIVEFALQRRYAGLSIAEAAIEGARSRLRPIIMTSLAFIVGMIPLMFAHGGTAVGNRSISVSAAIGMFSGVVLGVFVIPLLFILFQYLQEKVSGKKIVIQTIKEE